The window ATGGAGCGAGACTAATATCCCAAATCTATTTGCAATTGGTGAATGTGCTTATTCTGGACTACACGGCGCTAATCGATTAGCATCAAACTCATTACTGGAAGCCTTAGTCTTTGCTGAACGCTCTGCCCTTCGGGTAATTGAAAAAATCAAATCAGATAAACTCCCTAAATTAGAAAATTTACAATTGTCTATTTTCAATGATGGGCGTGCTTTCAATATCTCACTTAAAGAATCTCAAGAAACATTGGAATTAACCCAACGCTTAAGAAAAATTGTTTGGGATGGTGCTGGCATTGTCCGTTCTAACCAGCGATTACAAAATGCCTTAGAACAAATTGAGATCATTGAAGAACAAGCAAATAAAATTCAACCCTTATCCCCGGGTACAATTGAACTAAAGAACATGATTATTGTCGCCCAACTAATTATTCAAAGTGCCATTTTACGCAAAGAATCCCGGGGCTTACATTATAATGAAGACTATCCCGAACGCGATGATGAACATTTTCTTAAAGATACTATTCTCCAAAAATAGTATATGCTGAAAAGTCGCAATGGGCAGGAAATTTTAGACCAATTTGCCAACTATCTAATGGTTGAGCGGAGCGTATCCAAACAATCATCCACTTATTACACAACTGATGTTCGGCAATTCTTACAATTTTTATCACCTCAACTATCGATTGGAAAGATTACAGAATCTGACATCCAAAATTACCTTGCGGTCTTATATGAATTACGATTAACTCCAGCATCAATTGCCCGAAAAATTACTTCAATCAAGATGTTCTTTCGCTTTTTAGTATCCGAAGGAAAAATTACTACTGACCCTTCTGAATACATCGAACTGCCTAAAATAAAAAGAAGACTACCACAAGTCCTTACAATTGAAGAAATCAACCAACTTTTGGCATGCACTGAATTGTCTAATGACCCAAACGATTTACGAGCTCGGGCAATATTTGAAACCCTCTACGCTTCAGGACTGCGTGCTTCGGAACTATTATCTTTACGCATCGACGACATCTCCTTCACAGATAGTTTTATTCGGGTATTAGGCAAAGGAGATAAAGAACGACTCGTGCCTTTAGGCAAACCGGCTATCAAAGCCTTAAAGAATTATTTGAATTTTGGTCGCAAACATTTTCTTAAGGATAAAATTTCTCCCTATGTCTTTCTTAATGTTCGCGGAAAAAAATTGTCTCGTATGGGCTTACATAAAATATTAAAGCAATACTTAAAAAAAGCAAAGATTCACAAACCAGTAACTCCTCATATCTTTCGTCATACATTTGCTACCCATCTATTAGAAGGCGGAGCAAACTTACGCGCGGTGCAAGAAATGCTTGGTCATGCCAACATTGCAACAACTCAAATTTATACCCATATTGACCGCGAATACCTAAAAGAAGTCTATAAAACCTTTCATCCCCGAAGTTAACTTTTTCAGCCAACTTAATTTTACCTTGTCATTAAAAGTTTTACTTAGGCAAATAAAGGCATAAAAACTTATTCCAAACTTTACCAGATAAAATAAAATCTCAGAAAACTTCAACAAGACTAACCGAGGGGCAAGATTGGCATTCTTGGTGGTCTAATCTGCGGTCCTCTCGGCAAGCCCCTGGATAGCCGACCGGTATGCCCCCTGGCTTGCCCCCCGGCTCATCCCTCGGATGACCGATTATATCATCTAACCTATTGTCTTTGAGATAATTAAACCATTTGCCTATAAGATAATCTACTGCATTCTCCAGTAGATTGGCTGAAGGATAACCTATTAAGCCCATCAGGCCGTTTGCAACGATTATTTGTAAGATATTCCACTTGTTGGGTTGTATCTCAGCGCTGAAAAATAACAAGGGCGGAGTTTTTCCCCG of the candidate division WOR-3 bacterium genome contains:
- the xerD gene encoding site-specific tyrosine recombinase XerD; its protein translation is MLKSRNGQEILDQFANYLMVERSVSKQSSTYYTTDVRQFLQFLSPQLSIGKITESDIQNYLAVLYELRLTPASIARKITSIKMFFRFLVSEGKITTDPSEYIELPKIKRRLPQVLTIEEINQLLACTELSNDPNDLRARAIFETLYASGLRASELLSLRIDDISFTDSFIRVLGKGDKERLVPLGKPAIKALKNYLNFGRKHFLKDKISPYVFLNVRGKKLSRMGLHKILKQYLKKAKIHKPVTPHIFRHTFATHLLEGGANLRAVQEMLGHANIATTQIYTHIDREYLKEVYKTFHPRS